Genomic window (Estrella lausannensis):
CCTGAATATCGAATTCAGTAGCAACGTCTTCAAGATAGTATGATGAGCGGATATCTTCGGAATGATTCAAGAACCAATGTGTTGGATCTACTTTTTGCTTAACGTTGATTCCGTAAGGTTTTAATCGGATTGCACTCGATGAAGCAATAAGACCGTAGCGTTCTGAACCACGAGCCTTTTGCCTGAGCCATTTCTTTGCTTTTTGAAGGCATCGTGTAATTACGATGGGGTAATTTTGCTCAAACTCATGATACAACCTTTTTGCCGTATCCACTTCACCGTTTAAAGTGGCTGCAACGAAGGTAGCGACCTTTTCTGATCTAAATGAACGTATACATGTATCCAGATGAAGTTCATCAACAAGGTTTACCCTGTTTTTTATCGTTTCCGAAAACGGGTTTTGAGCTTGCGCATATTCTTGATCGACAATTTTTGATGATGCGTAAATAGACCAGTGGGGAAAAGATTGTTCTAGAGCCTTAAACCACTCTTGGATACCAGCCTCTCCTTTGTTGATTTCCTGACCACCGCCAATTAAACAGATAATTGTTGCCCAATCCTGATGACGATCCATCAGGCTGATTAAAAACTCAGGCTCTGACTGGTTAAACGAAGAGATTCCCTTTTTGGTTTGCATGAAGTTCTTTGTTTGTTTTAAGTCCCAAGCTCTCTGAGCTTCGTCAAAAATGACTACATGTTCTTTTGGCTGCTCTTTGCTTTTTATTCCCTCATCTCTAAATAGGTGTATGTTTTGTATGAACAGTCTCGCTTTGCGAAGAGACTCTGCTTTGCTGATCTTTGTGCCTTTTTTTTCGAGCATCTCTACTTCGTTTCTCGCAAGAGCTTCTTGAAGGACTTTTACAAGAGGTCCGTTCCCAGAGAGAAAAACAGCATGTTCTGAATTCAGTACATCTCTTGATGAACAAGCAAGGTTGAGTCCAGCTAAAGTCTTTCCCGCTCCTGGAACGCCCGTTAGAAAGCAAATCGATTTGATCCCATTTTCTTTTGAGTATCGAATCACTTCCGCGATTGACGTTGCTGTTTTAGAGAGGTTAAATGCACCAGCATCTGAACGAGAAATCTCTTCAACACTATGATTTTGGTATAGTGCCTGAGCTGCTTCGATAATTGTAGGAGTCGGCGAGTATGGGGAGTTAATCCAAAATTCGGCAGTTATATCTGGTTCTTGGATCTTTGATGTACACTCTAAGATGATATTCTTAAGTGATTGACCATTGGTAAGAAGCGGTTTTGCAATCTTGTCAGCATAGAATTCAACCTGAAATGGTTTGTCGATAGCTTCGGTGGAAACCAATATAGGAATGATGTGAGCCTGGTGGCTAGCCAAGTGAAAGTTTTTTAAGTCCAGCGCATAATCCATAACCTGAGTTAGTGCATGCGCGCCATACTTTGTTGCGCCGACTTTGAACTCTAAAGCGAAGATAACAGCGCCAGATATGATGACGCAGTCGATTCGTTTACCCATCCTTGGAATGGTGTATTCAAATAGAATATGTCCTTCAATACCGTGAAGCCACTCTTTCAATTTGATGATTTGAGTTTGCCACGCATTCCTCTGCATTTCTTCTAGAGAAAAACTATTGCGGCT
Coding sequences:
- a CDS encoding DUF2075 domain-containing protein, translating into MKTRRYFYSETISAFCEQDQNFILGELASRNSFSLEEMQRNAWQTQIIKLKEWLHGIEGHILFEYTIPRMGKRIDCVIISGAVIFALEFKVGATKYGAHALTQVMDYALDLKNFHLASHQAHIIPILVSTEAIDKPFQVEFYADKIAKPLLTNGQSLKNIILECTSKIQEPDITAEFWINSPYSPTPTIIEAAQALYQNHSVEEISRSDAGAFNLSKTATSIAEVIRYSKENGIKSICFLTGVPGAGKTLAGLNLACSSRDVLNSEHAVFLSGNGPLVKVLQEALARNEVEMLEKKGTKISKAESLRKARLFIQNIHLFRDEGIKSKEQPKEHVVIFDEAQRAWDLKQTKNFMQTKKGISSFNQSEPEFLISLMDRHQDWATIICLIGGGQEINKGEAGIQEWFKALEQSFPHWSIYASSKIVDQEYAQAQNPFSETIKNRVNLVDELHLDTCIRSFRSEKVATFVAATLNGEVDTAKRLYHEFEQNYPIVITRCLQKAKKWLRQKARGSERYGLIASSSAIRLKPYGINVKQKVDPTHWFLNHSEDIRSSYYLEDVATEFDIQGLELDWTCLSWDADLRHDGSKWVPKDFRGTSWQNIKDINAQTYLKNSYRVLLTRARQGMVIFIPPGDQEDQTRPPSFYDHTYNYLASIGIQELN